A genomic segment from Tessaracoccus defluvii encodes:
- a CDS encoding F0F1 ATP synthase subunit epsilon, with amino-acid sequence MDRPPLQVEVVSATRVVWSGEAVNVIARTVNGDIGILPGHEPLLALLVPSVVDIVTADGRSEAIVVDGGFISVDHGRVSLLSQHAQLGHEVGLEQARKDAAELEVLALNGNASDDQLHHLRLLQAQIKAGEKATGEQ; translated from the coding sequence ATGGATCGTCCCCCGCTTCAGGTCGAGGTCGTCTCGGCGACCAGGGTCGTCTGGTCGGGTGAGGCCGTCAACGTCATCGCCAGGACCGTCAACGGCGACATCGGCATCCTCCCGGGCCACGAGCCGCTGCTGGCGCTGCTCGTTCCGTCCGTGGTCGACATCGTCACCGCGGACGGGCGCTCCGAGGCCATCGTGGTCGACGGCGGGTTCATCTCGGTCGACCATGGCCGTGTCTCGCTGCTGAGTCAGCACGCGCAGCTGGGGCACGAGGTGGGCCTGGAACAGGCCCGCAAGGACGCCGCAGAACTGGAGGTACTCGCCCTCAACGGCAACGCCTCCGACGACCAGCTACACCATCTGCGGCTGCTGCAGGCGCAGATCAAGGCCGGCGAGAAGGCCACCGGCGAGCAATAA
- the atpB gene encoding F0F1 ATP synthase subunit A, translating to MESGGGYTPPGVDDFKWDPWFPDLAWLSWLNKPSAQAIIAAALIIVLWLVASRNLKIQPSKGQFFAEYVYEFVRNGIARDILHSDFRKFLPYLLGLFSFLLINNWFGEFFLFMYPTFSNVGYAYGLALLSWLVYVGAGFKKWGFGGFLKRSLIPEGVPGYLLPIVIPLEFLATFITRPITLALRLFANLFAGHLVVLVFVVGGGFLLTYANNAFYNVAGGVSLLFSLIILLLELFIGALQAYIFTVLTAQYVSSSIAEAH from the coding sequence ATGGAGTCCGGCGGCGGCTACACCCCACCGGGCGTCGACGATTTCAAGTGGGACCCCTGGTTCCCCGACCTGGCGTGGCTGAGCTGGCTGAACAAGCCCTCCGCGCAGGCGATCATCGCCGCCGCTCTCATCATCGTCCTGTGGCTGGTCGCCTCGCGGAACCTGAAGATCCAGCCCAGCAAGGGCCAGTTCTTCGCCGAATACGTCTACGAGTTCGTCCGTAACGGCATCGCCCGCGACATCCTGCACTCCGACTTCCGGAAGTTCCTGCCGTACCTGCTCGGCCTCTTCTCGTTCCTGCTGATCAACAACTGGTTCGGCGAGTTCTTCCTCTTCATGTACCCCACGTTCTCCAACGTGGGCTACGCGTACGGGCTGGCCCTGCTCTCCTGGCTGGTCTACGTCGGGGCGGGCTTCAAGAAGTGGGGCTTCGGCGGCTTCCTCAAGCGGTCGCTGATCCCCGAGGGCGTGCCCGGCTACCTGCTGCCGATCGTCATCCCGCTGGAGTTCCTGGCCACGTTCATCACGCGCCCCATCACGCTGGCGCTGCGTCTGTTCGCCAACCTGTTCGCCGGACACCTCGTCGTCCTGGTCTTCGTGGTGGGAGGCGGCTTCCTGCTGACCTACGCGAACAACGCCTTCTACAACGTGGCCGGCGGCGTGTCGCTGCTGTTCAGCCTCATCATCCTCCTGCTCGAGCTGTTCATCGGCGCGCTGCAGGCGTACATCTTCACGGTTCTCACCGCCCAGTACGTGTCCTCGTCCATCGCCGAGGCTCACTAA
- the atpA gene encoding F0F1 ATP synthase subunit alpha, producing MAELTISPDEIRSALDEFVSKYEPKGAERTEVGTVVTSGDGIARVAGLPSAMANELLRFENGTLGIALNLDEREIGVVVLGDSAGIDEGSIVHGTGDVLSVPVGDGYLGRVVDAMGNPIDGLGEIASEGRRALELQAAGVMDRQEVREPLQTGLKAIDAMIPIGRGQRQLIIGDRKTGKTAIAIDTIINQKANWESGDPKKQVLCIYVAIGQKGSTIAEVRGTLEAAGALDYTTIVHAPASDPAGFKYIAPYAGSAIGQHWMYQGKHVLIVFDDLTKQAEAYRAMSLLLRRPPGREAYPGDVFYLHSRLLERCAKLSDELGGGSMTGLPIIETKANDVSAYIPTNVISITDGQIFLQSDLFNANQRPAVDVGVSVSRVGGAAQVKAMKQVSGSLKLSLAQYRDMQAFAMFASDLDAATRRQLDRGARLTELLRQGQYAPYAIEDQVISVWAGVEGLFDDVPVADVLRFEQEVLDYLRHNTTVLGDVAGDFQFGDDRKEAAAKAIADFKQIFRTSEGQLLVGREEHVALQDEEIGQETIVRQKRG from the coding sequence ATGGCTGAACTCACCATCAGTCCAGACGAGATCCGTAGCGCGCTCGACGAGTTCGTCTCGAAGTACGAGCCCAAGGGCGCGGAGCGGACCGAGGTCGGCACCGTCGTCACCTCGGGCGACGGCATCGCGCGGGTCGCGGGCCTGCCCTCGGCCATGGCCAACGAGCTGCTGCGCTTCGAGAACGGCACGCTGGGCATCGCCCTCAACCTGGACGAGCGTGAGATCGGCGTCGTCGTCCTCGGCGACTCCGCCGGCATCGACGAGGGCTCGATCGTGCACGGCACGGGCGACGTCCTGTCCGTCCCCGTCGGCGACGGCTACCTCGGCCGCGTCGTGGACGCCATGGGCAACCCCATCGACGGCCTCGGTGAGATCGCCAGCGAAGGCCGCCGCGCCCTCGAGCTGCAGGCCGCCGGCGTCATGGACCGCCAGGAGGTCCGCGAGCCGCTGCAGACCGGCCTGAAGGCCATCGACGCGATGATCCCGATCGGCCGCGGCCAGCGCCAGCTGATCATCGGCGACCGCAAGACGGGCAAGACCGCCATCGCGATCGACACGATCATCAACCAGAAGGCCAACTGGGAGTCGGGCGACCCCAAGAAGCAGGTCCTCTGCATCTACGTCGCCATCGGCCAGAAGGGTTCGACCATCGCCGAGGTCCGCGGGACCCTCGAGGCGGCGGGCGCACTCGACTACACCACGATCGTGCACGCCCCGGCGTCCGATCCGGCCGGCTTCAAGTACATCGCCCCCTACGCAGGCTCGGCCATCGGTCAGCACTGGATGTACCAGGGCAAGCACGTCCTCATCGTCTTCGACGACCTGACCAAGCAGGCCGAGGCCTACCGTGCGATGTCGCTGCTGCTGCGCAGGCCCCCGGGCCGCGAGGCGTACCCCGGCGACGTGTTCTACCTCCACTCCCGTCTGCTGGAGCGTTGCGCCAAGCTGTCCGACGAGCTCGGCGGCGGCTCGATGACCGGCCTGCCGATCATCGAGACGAAGGCCAACGATGTGTCGGCCTACATCCCGACCAACGTGATCTCGATCACCGACGGCCAGATCTTCCTCCAGTCCGACCTGTTCAACGCCAACCAGCGTCCCGCTGTCGACGTCGGCGTCTCGGTGTCCCGCGTCGGCGGTGCCGCCCAGGTCAAGGCCATGAAGCAGGTCTCCGGTTCGCTCAAGCTGAGCCTCGCCCAGTACCGCGACATGCAGGCGTTCGCCATGTTCGCCTCCGACCTCGACGCGGCCACCCGTCGCCAGCTCGACCGGGGCGCCCGCCTCACCGAGCTCCTGCGTCAGGGCCAGTACGCGCCGTACGCGATCGAGGACCAGGTCATCAGCGTCTGGGCGGGCGTCGAGGGCCTCTTCGACGACGTCCCCGTCGCGGACGTGCTCCGCTTCGAGCAGGAGGTCCTCGACTACCTGCGCCACAACACCACGGTGCTCGGCGACGTCGCCGGTGACTTCCAGTTCGGCGACGACCGCAAGGAGGCCGCCGCGAAGGCGATCGCCGACTTCAAGCAGATCTTCCGCACGTCGGAGGGGCAGCTGCTGGTGGGTCGCGAGGAGCATGTCGCTCTGCAGGACGAGGAGATCGGCCAGGAGACCATCGTCCGCCAGAAGCGGGGTTAA
- a CDS encoding F0F1 ATP synthase subunit B produces MVPTTGALQELDLGPLLPHHPSELFVGIALMLIIFAIMWKVVVPAFEKMYAERSDKIEGGMQRAAAAEAKAEAALADYNDQLTAAREEAARIREEARNQSATMVNEAKAKADKEAARILENGRVQLQAERAQLILELRGEVGGMATQLAGRIVGESLTDDERALRTVDRFLAELETAGQSR; encoded by the coding sequence ATGGTCCCCACTACCGGGGCGCTCCAGGAGCTCGATCTCGGGCCTCTGCTGCCCCACCACCCGTCGGAGTTGTTCGTCGGCATCGCGTTGATGCTGATCATCTTCGCCATCATGTGGAAGGTTGTCGTTCCCGCCTTCGAGAAGATGTACGCGGAGCGTTCGGACAAGATCGAAGGCGGCATGCAGCGTGCGGCCGCCGCCGAGGCGAAGGCCGAGGCGGCACTGGCGGACTACAACGATCAGCTCACCGCTGCCCGTGAGGAGGCCGCCCGCATCCGCGAGGAGGCCAGGAACCAGTCCGCCACCATGGTCAACGAGGCGAAGGCCAAGGCCGACAAGGAAGCCGCGCGCATCCTGGAGAACGGCCGCGTCCAGCTCCAGGCGGAGCGTGCCCAGCTGATCCTCGAGCTGCGCGGAGAGGTGGGCGGCATGGCCACCCAGCTCGCGGGCCGCATCGTGGGCGAGTCCCTGACCGACGACGAGCGCGCCCTGCGCACCGTCGATCGTTTCCTGGCTGAGCTCGAGACGGCGGGCCAGTCCCGATGA
- a CDS encoding F0F1 ATP synthase subunit delta — translation MSTRDAATAALDATVDGIGTDVSTAAELFAVVDLLDGQPMLRRSLSDPSATEEGRAALAARLFEGKVSVSALAVISAVVGAAWSSGTQLVLGLERQAVRLSLQAARRSGELETVSSELYQLAETVDGSAELAAALRNQALPATARRELIDGLVAGRVHAVTAALAARAVNDRVRSYGAAIGGYLETAAGLSGQRIARVTVARPLDEARIARLKTALTAQVGGPVNLQISVDPAVLGGISVAIDDDVYESTVAARLEDARRQLINL, via the coding sequence ATGAGCACCCGCGACGCCGCAACCGCTGCGCTCGACGCCACCGTGGACGGCATCGGCACCGATGTCTCGACGGCCGCCGAACTGTTCGCCGTCGTGGATCTGCTCGACGGCCAGCCGATGCTGCGTCGATCCCTGTCCGACCCGTCGGCCACCGAGGAGGGACGCGCGGCGCTCGCCGCACGCCTCTTCGAGGGCAAGGTCTCGGTCTCCGCGCTCGCGGTGATCTCGGCCGTGGTCGGGGCGGCCTGGAGCAGCGGCACCCAGTTGGTCCTCGGCCTCGAACGCCAGGCCGTCCGGCTGTCCCTGCAGGCTGCCCGTCGTTCCGGCGAACTCGAGACGGTCTCGTCGGAGCTGTACCAGCTCGCCGAGACCGTGGACGGCTCCGCCGAGCTGGCGGCCGCCCTGCGCAACCAGGCACTTCCCGCCACTGCACGCCGTGAGCTGATCGACGGCCTCGTCGCCGGCCGGGTGCACGCCGTCACCGCCGCTCTGGCGGCACGGGCGGTCAACGACCGGGTCCGCTCCTACGGGGCGGCGATCGGCGGCTACCTGGAGACCGCGGCCGGGCTCTCCGGCCAGAGGATCGCCCGCGTCACCGTGGCCCGTCCCCTGGACGAGGCCCGCATCGCGCGGCTGAAGACGGCCCTGACCGCACAGGTCGGCGGCCCAGTGAACCTGCAGATCTCGGTCGATCCGGCCGTGCTCGGCGGGATCAGCGTGGCCATCGACGACGACGTGTACGAATCAACCGTTGCTGCCCGGCTCGAAGACGCCCGCCGGCAACTCATCAACTTGTGA
- the atpE gene encoding ATP synthase F0 subunit C: MSLLEIDGSLNMIGYAIATIAPALGVAWIFASVINGTARQPEARGAMMSTAFIGFAVVEALAIIAIALAFVL; the protein is encoded by the coding sequence ATGTCCCTCCTCGAAATCGACGGCTCCCTCAACATGATCGGCTACGCGATCGCCACGATCGCGCCGGCCCTCGGTGTGGCCTGGATCTTCGCGTCGGTCATCAACGGCACCGCCCGTCAGCCTGAGGCTCGTGGCGCCATGATGAGCACCGCCTTCATCGGCTTCGCCGTGGTCGAGGCCCTCGCCATCATCGCCATCGCCCTCGCCTTCGTTCTCTGA
- a CDS encoding F0F1 ATP synthase subunit gamma: MASSLRELRQRKQSVSTTKKITRAMELIAASRIVKAQQVARAAVPYTLTLTRAVSALASVHDIEHPLLVDVENPKRSAILLITSDRGLAGAYSSNVIKAGEALRQKLMDEGQEVVQYVTGQKGVAYLDFRHREVEQKWTGFSDRPQYSDARAIADVLLEKFLLDTEQGGVDQLHIVNTAFVSMLTQTANARRLLPLVVTDAAAPVDPQPDEVIPYYDFEPNAKEVLDRLLPLFVANRIHTALLQSAASELASRQRAMKSATDNAQTLIEQLTREANQARQAEITQEITEIVGGASALSESAGNE, translated from the coding sequence ATGGCAAGCAGTCTGCGCGAGCTCCGTCAGCGGAAGCAGTCCGTCTCCACGACGAAGAAGATCACGCGCGCCATGGAACTCATCGCGGCGTCGCGCATCGTCAAGGCGCAGCAGGTGGCCAGGGCGGCGGTGCCGTACACGCTGACGCTGACCAGGGCCGTCTCGGCGCTGGCGTCCGTGCACGACATCGAGCACCCGCTGCTGGTCGACGTGGAGAACCCGAAGCGTTCGGCGATCCTGCTGATCACCTCGGACCGGGGGCTGGCCGGCGCGTACTCGAGCAACGTCATCAAGGCGGGCGAGGCGCTGCGGCAGAAGCTCATGGACGAGGGCCAGGAGGTCGTGCAGTACGTCACCGGCCAGAAGGGCGTCGCCTACCTGGACTTCCGCCACCGGGAGGTCGAGCAGAAGTGGACCGGTTTCTCGGATCGGCCGCAGTACTCCGACGCCAGGGCCATCGCTGACGTCCTGCTGGAGAAGTTCCTGCTGGACACCGAACAGGGCGGCGTCGACCAGCTGCACATCGTCAACACGGCCTTCGTGTCGATGCTGACGCAGACGGCGAACGCCAGGCGCCTGCTGCCGCTGGTGGTCACGGACGCCGCCGCCCCGGTCGACCCGCAGCCCGACGAGGTCATCCCGTACTACGACTTCGAGCCCAACGCGAAGGAAGTCCTCGACAGGTTGCTGCCGCTGTTCGTGGCGAACCGGATCCACACGGCGCTGCTGCAGTCGGCCGCCTCGGAGCTGGCCAGCCGTCAGCGGGCCATGAAGTCGGCCACCGACAACGCCCAGACGCTGATCGAACAGCTGACGCGCGAGGCCAACCAGGCCCGTCAGGCGGAGATCACCCAGGAAATCACAGAAATCGTCGGTGGCGCCTCGGCGCTGTCCGAATCAGCCGGAAACGAGTGA
- the atpD gene encoding F0F1 ATP synthase subunit beta codes for MTATVSDTQAATTGGVGRVARVIGPVVDVEFAADQIPEIGNALLVDTEVMGEKRTMTMEVALHVGDSLVRAIALKPTDGMRRGAEVRDTGAPISVPVGNVTKGHVWNVTGDVLNVDPSTIEITERWPIHRPAPKFDALEPRTEMLETGIKVLDLLTPYVKGGKIGLFGGAGVGKTVLIQEMIFRIAHNFGGTSVFAGVGERTREGNDLINEMEEAGVLKDTALVFGQMDEPPGTRLRVALSALTMAEYFRDVENQDVLLFIDNIFRFTQAGSEVSTLLGRMPSAVGYQPNLADEMGQLQERITSTKGHAITSMQAIYVPADDYTDPAPATTFAHLDATTELSREIASRGLYPAVDPLTSSSRILDPQYIGQAHYDTAVRVKQILQRNKELQDIIAILGIDELSEEDKIIVNRARRIQQFLSQNTYTAEKFTNVPGSTVPLADTIEGFQMITRGDVDHIAEQAFFNVGGMEDVMQAWAKIQKEN; via the coding sequence ATGACTGCCACTGTGAGCGACACGCAGGCGGCCACCACGGGTGGCGTCGGCCGCGTGGCCCGTGTCATCGGCCCTGTCGTGGACGTCGAGTTCGCGGCTGACCAGATTCCCGAGATCGGCAACGCCCTCCTGGTCGACACCGAGGTCATGGGCGAGAAGCGCACCATGACCATGGAGGTCGCCCTCCACGTCGGCGACAGCCTCGTCCGTGCCATCGCACTGAAGCCGACCGATGGGATGCGCCGCGGCGCTGAGGTCCGCGACACCGGTGCCCCGATCTCGGTTCCCGTGGGCAACGTCACGAAGGGCCACGTCTGGAACGTGACCGGCGACGTGCTCAACGTCGACCCCTCGACGATCGAGATCACCGAGCGTTGGCCGATCCACCGCCCGGCGCCGAAGTTCGACGCGCTCGAGCCCCGCACCGAGATGCTGGAGACCGGCATCAAGGTCCTCGACCTGCTGACCCCGTACGTGAAGGGTGGCAAGATCGGCCTCTTCGGCGGCGCCGGCGTCGGCAAGACGGTCCTCATCCAGGAGATGATCTTCCGCATCGCCCACAACTTCGGCGGCACCTCGGTGTTCGCCGGCGTGGGGGAGCGCACCCGTGAGGGCAACGACCTCATCAACGAGATGGAGGAGGCGGGCGTCCTCAAGGACACCGCCCTCGTCTTCGGCCAGATGGACGAGCCTCCGGGCACGCGACTGCGCGTCGCGCTCTCGGCCCTGACGATGGCGGAGTACTTCCGCGATGTCGAGAACCAGGACGTGCTCCTCTTCATCGACAACATCTTCCGGTTCACGCAGGCCGGCTCCGAGGTGTCGACGCTGCTCGGGCGCATGCCGTCCGCGGTGGGCTACCAGCCGAACCTCGCCGACGAGATGGGTCAGCTCCAGGAGCGGATCACGTCGACGAAGGGTCACGCCATCACGTCGATGCAGGCCATCTACGTGCCGGCCGATGACTACACCGACCCGGCACCGGCGACCACGTTCGCCCACCTCGACGCGACCACGGAACTGTCGCGTGAGATCGCCTCGCGTGGCCTGTACCCGGCCGTGGATCCGCTGACGTCGTCCAGCCGTATCCTCGACCCGCAGTACATCGGTCAGGCGCACTACGACACCGCCGTTCGCGTCAAGCAGATCCTGCAGCGCAACAAGGAACTCCAGGACATCATCGCGATCCTGGGTATCGATGAGCTGTCCGAGGAGGACAAGATCATCGTGAACCGGGCCCGCCGGATCCAGCAGTTCCTGTCGCAGAACACCTACACGGCCGAGAAGTTCACCAACGTTCCCGGTTCGACGGTGCCGCTGGCCGACACCATCGAGGGCTTCCAGATGATCACCCGCGGCGACGTGGACCACATCGCGGAGCAGGCGTTCTTCAACGTCGGTGGCATGGAAGACGTCATGCAGGCCTGGGCGAAGATCCAGAAGGAAAACTGA